A window of Emcibacter sp. SYSU 3D8 genomic DNA:
CGCCGACCGCTGGCAGAAGCACTATTACCGCGGCACCGACGTCACCGGCGAGGTGCTGGCTCCCGGGCACCGGGCCAAGCTGCGGCTGAAGCCCTTCGACCGGACCGCCGCGCCGCAGGTGCCGGCACCACCCGCCGAGGACCTACCGCAAGCCGCGCAGCATACAGCACCCGGCGCGCCGGTCACCGCGGATGGCGAGGAGATCGCGGCGCTGCGGACCGCGCTCGCCAAGCGGGAATGGCTGCTGGAGACGCTGGAGCGCCAGCGGGCTCTGGCGCCGGCGGCGGCCGGCATCCCGCGCCGCGAAAACCTGGGCGCGGACGAGTTCCTCGAGCATTATTATGCCGTCAACCGCCCGGTTATCCTGGTGGGCGAGATGGCGGACTGGCCGGCGCTTGCCCGCTGGACGCCGGATTACCTGAAGGCGGCGGTCGGCGCCGCCACGGTGGAATACCAGGGCGGCAGGACCGGCAACGCACGCTTCGAAATGGAGAAGGACCTGCACCGCCGCGAAGGCCCCTTCGACGCCTTCATGGACCAGATCACGCGCGTGGACGGCAATGACGCCTACATCACCGCCTACAATTCGGCGCGCAACCGCGAGGCGCTGGCGCCGCTGTCCGGCGACATGGGCACCCTGGACAAGTTCCTCACCACCGAGCGCCCCGCCGCCGAGGGCATGATGTGGATCGGCCCGGCGGGCACCGCCACCTCGCTGCATCACGACCTGACCAACAACTTCATCGGCCAGCTGGTGGGCCGCAAGCGGCTGCAGATCCTGCCGGCGTCCGAGGTGGGCCGGCTCTACAACGACAGGCACGTGTTCAGCCGCATCGCCGATCTGGAAGATCCGGGCCTGGATGCCGCCCACTGGCCGCGCCTGCCTGGCGCCCATGTCTACGAGGTGATCCTGGAGCCTGGGGAAATCCTGTTCATGCCGCTGGCGTGGTGGCACCAGGTGAAGGCGCTGGATTT
This region includes:
- a CDS encoding DUF6065 family protein; the encoded protein is MELTAYLHPGWTPLIRPAPAGRAWMDATPESFAYRCLPLNIANAHGWEVLTPFGFEAVWDGGAGTDAVTIAPDPDAAPARAPVSLFGQGVLTFHIEAILRTPPGWDLWVGGSPNRQKDGIAPLTGVVETDWSPFTFTMNWRFTRPGHTVRFEAMEPFCFLFPVQRGAVEAFAPKFAPLGADPETEKRFRAWSEARDAFHAKMQREPPEAPADRWQKHYYRGTDVTGEVLAPGHRAKLRLKPFDRTAAPQVPAPPAEDLPQAAQHTAPGAPVTADGEEIAALRTALAKREWLLETLERQRALAPAAAGIPRRENLGADEFLEHYYAVNRPVILVGEMADWPALARWTPDYLKAAVGAATVEYQGGRTGNARFEMEKDLHRREGPFDAFMDQITRVDGNDAYITAYNSARNREALAPLSGDMGTLDKFLTTERPAAEGMMWIGPAGTATSLHHDLTNNFIGQLVGRKRLQILPASEVGRLYNDRHVFSRIADLEDPGLDAAHWPRLPGAHVYEVILEPGEILFMPLAWWHQVKALDFSVTVTWTNFRWPNDGHASYPPG